Proteins from a genomic interval of Trifolium pratense cultivar HEN17-A07 linkage group LG6, ARS_RC_1.1, whole genome shotgun sequence:
- the LOC123888052 gene encoding uncharacterized protein LOC123888052, which yields MSSSLTTCNEHHKRLIIKISYRQKHVDDSVDDDHSQKRRKMEYGKPIISTYWLDSTISLSQHKKNNVVAHTDQNKKEPTTTTVSTKTKDYVGDFGCKMMNKNLGPKTTCVLKDHPRYGDGEEEVIIKKVKKPMERYKKMQCWVILKRMLEGRDGWALKYPLDHKYSEGLSKTNRLVNKSKLKAIGLKDIETKLKLYSTPEEFADDMRFVFSQGLLYHPRHIVHRIAMKFSETFENKWKSLNEEWKKGK from the coding sequence ATGAGTTCTTCATTAACTACTTGTAATGAACATCATAAGCGTCTTATAATAAAGATTTCTTATCGTCAAAAACATGTTGACGATTCTGTGGATGATGATCATTCTCAAAAGAGGAGAAAGATGGAATATGGAAAACCAATTATTTCAACTTATTGGTTGGATTCAACAATAAGTTTGTCTCAACATAAGAAGAACAATGTTGTTGCACATACCGACCAAAACAAGAAGGAACCTACCACAACAACCGTTTCGACCAAAACAAAGGATTATGTTGGTGATTTTGGCTGCAAGATGATGAACAAGAATTTGGGCCCTAAAACAACTTGTGTACTCAAAGATCACCCAAGGTATGGTGATGGTGAAGAAGAAGTTATCATCAAGAAGGTGAAGAAACCAATGGAACGATACAAGAAGATGCAATGTTGGGTGATTTTGAAGAGGATGCTAGAAGGAAGAGATGGTTGGGCTCTAAAATATCCTCTTGATCACAAGTATTCGGAGGGTTTATCGAAGACAAATCGTTTAGTGAACAAGTCAAAGTTGAAGGCAATTGGTTTGAAAGATATTGAAACCAAGTTGAAATTATATTCAACACCTGAAGAATTTGCTGATGATATGAGGTTTGTTTTCTCTCAAGGATTGCTTTACCATCCAAGGCATATTGTTCACAGAATTGCAATGAAATTTAGTGAAACTTTTGAGAATAAATGGAAAAGTTTGAATGAAGAATGGAAGAAAGGAAAGTGA
- the LOC123888053 gene encoding probable serine incorporator has translation MWAASCLASCCAACACDACRTVVSGISRRSARIAYCGLFALSLVVAWILREVAAPLMESIPWINHFKQTPSREWFETDAVLRVSFGNFLFFTILATMMVGVKTQKDPRDGLHHGGWMMKVICWCLMIIFTFFLPNEIINFYETISKFGSGMFLLVQVVLLLDFVHRWNDTWVGYDEQFWYIALFVVSLVCYVATLVFSGVLFHFFTPSGQDCGINVFFISMTLMLAFVFAIVALHPAVNGSILPASAISLYCTYLCYSAMASEPRDYECNGLHKHSKAVSTGSLTLGLVTTVLSVVYSAVRAGSSAAVLSPPSSPRAGKPLLPLDTKEEESNEKAKPVTYSYAFFHLIFSLASMYSAMLLTGWSTSVGESGKLVDVGWPSVWVRIITCWATALLYLWSLVAPVMFPEREF, from the exons ATGTGGGCTGCTTCATGCTTAGCGTCATGCTGCGCAGCTTGCGCATGCGACGCTTGCAGGACCGTCGTTTCAGGGATCAGCCGTCGTTCAGCCAGGATCGCTTATTGTGGTCTCTTTGCTCTTTCTCTTGTTGTTGCTTGGATCCTTCGTGAAGTCGCTGCTCCTCTCATGGAATCTATTCCTT GGATTAAtcacttcaaacaaactccgaGCCGGGAGTGGTTTGAGACAGATGCAGTTCTTCGTGTTAGCTTTGGAAACTTTCTATTTTTTACTATTCTGGCTACTATGATGGTTGGCGTCAAAACACAGAAGGATCCTCGTGATGGTTTGCATCATGGGGGTTGGATGATGAAAGTTATCTGTTGGTGTCTTATGATAATCTTTACATTTTTCCTTCCAAACGAGATCATCAACTTTTATg AGACAATATCAAAGTTTGGCTCCggcatgtttcttcttgttcAAGTTGTGCTCTTATTGGATTTTGTTCATAGATGGAATGACACATGGGTTGGATATGATGAACAATTCTG GTATATTGCTTTATTTGTTGTTTCACTTGTTTGTTACGTGGCCACACTTGTTTTCTCGGGAGTTCTCTTTCACTTCTTCACACCATCTGGACAGGACTGTGGAATCAATGTCTTCTTTATTTCTATGACCCTGATGCTCGCATTTGTTTTTGCCATAGTAGCTTTACATCCTGCA GTAAATGGAAGCATTTTGCCTGCTTCAGCAATATCATTATACTGCACTTATCTCTGCTATAGTGCAATGGCTAGTGAACCCAGAGATTATGAGTGCAATGGTCTTCACAAACACTCAAAAGCTGTTTCCACTGGCTCTCTTACTTTGGGATTAGTCACAACAGTTTTATCAGTTGTGTATTCTGCCGTGCGTGCTGGATCTTCCGCCGCAGTGCTTTCCCCACCAAGCTCACCTCGTGCTG GGAAGCCTTTGCTTCCATTGGATACTAAGGAGGAAGAAAGTAATGAGAAAGCGAAGCCAGTTACATATTCATATGCCTTCTTCCACTTGATTTTCTCTCTTGCTAGCATGTATTCTGCAATGCTTCTGACAGGTTGGTCTACCTCTGTTGGAGAGAGTGGTAAGTTGGTTGATGTGGGGTGGCCTTCAGTTTGGGTTCGGATTATCACTTGCTGGGCAACTGCTCTACTATACTTATGGTCTCTCGTAGCTCCTGTCATGTTCCCAGAGCGGGAGTTCTGA
- the LOC123892334 gene encoding probable glutathione S-transferase, with protein sequence MKTKTIKLEIINITAWSWQSPWIYIHQNLTYAILTRIAITTINRSGIEPSCCTPRLRYLAIVCGSWAKTIFIPDEKEREKAIEELYEALQFLENELKDKFFGGDKIGFVDIAALFIPLFQEVAEKQLFTSDKFPKLHKWSQDFYNHPVVKETMPSKEQQFAYFKARAASLAAPSK encoded by the exons ATGAAAACAAAGACGATAAAACTTGAAATCATCAACATCACCGCGTGGTCTTGGCAATCACCTTGGATTTATATTCATCAGAATCTTACCTATGCAATTCTGACCCGAATTGCAATCACCACCATTAACAGAAGTGGGATAGAACCCTCATGTTGTACCCCTCGCTTGAGGTATCTTGCGATAG TGTGTGGTTCCTGGGCGAAAACTATTTTTATTCCTGATGAGAAAGAACGCGAGAAGGCTATTGAAGAATTATACGAGGCTTTACAGTTTCTTGAGAATGAGTTGAAGGATAAGTTTTTTGGAGGAGACAAGATTGGCTTTGTGGATATTGCTGCTCTTTTCATCCCTTTATTTCAAGAAGTGGCAGAGAAGCAGTTATTTACAAGTGATAAATTTCCCAAGCTACACAAATGGAGTCAAGATTTTTACAACCATCCAGTCGTCAAAGAAACTATGCCTTCAAAAGAACAACAATTTGCGTATTTTAAAGCCCGCGCTGCAAGCCTTGCTGCTCCATCAAAATAG
- the LOC123892335 gene encoding F-box/kelch-repeat protein At3g23880-like, translating to MDIPSPSCITYDLITEILLLLSVKTMMRLKSVSKSWNTIISDPCFIEQHLKKSLQNPQLILISNPSSGVVSFPMHRLLQNPSSTDSCHFRGSMNNSQVIGSYNGLLCLLFKENRWKYTEYQFVLWNPATGTISLKVGTFKDSYAGSPFKFTFGFDISTGTYKVVALAKKCKELEVRVFSFGGSDWKNIQSFPIKDQEINDGVHLSGTINWLALSKYMQQFNQHGWISNHIIVNAKQSVIFSLNLSTETYTQILLPSGLDEVSMSFPPTLGVLTDCLCFLHDWKATQYVIWLMKEFGVQESWTQLFRIDYCKINHRRSYLLGFSICPLRPMYLSKDEDTLIFAEYINCPAIIYSKRDMRVKKIRISHKMYWFTAMNYVESLVSTV from the coding sequence ATGGATATACCGTCGCCGTCATGTATTACATACGATCTCATAACCGAGATCCTACTTCTGCTTAGTGTTAAAACCATGATGCGACTCAAATCTGTGAGCAAGTCATGGAACACTATCATCTCCGATCCATGCTTCATCGAACAACACCTTAAGAAGTCATTACAAAACCCACAACTTATATTAATCTCCAATCCTTCGAGTGGCGTCGTTTCCTTCCCGATGCATCGTTTACTTCAGAACCCATCAAGCACGGATTCTTGCCATTTCCGCGGTTCAATGAACAACTCTCAGGTCATTGGTTCCTACAACGGATTGCTTTGCTTGCTTTTCAAGGAAAACAGGTGGAAGTACACGGAGTACCAGTTCGTTTTATGGAACCCTGCCACTGGAACAATATCTTTAAAAGTAGGGACTTTTAAAGACTCTTACGCTGGAAGCCCTTTCAAGTTCACTTTTGGTTTTGATATTTCAACCGGAACTTACAAGGTGGTAGCCCTTGCAAAAAAGTGTAAAGAACTTGAGGTTAGAGTTTTCAGTTTCGGTGGTAGTGATTGGAAAAATATTCAAAGTTTCCCTATAAAAGATCAAGAAATTAATGATGGTGTACATTTGAGTGGTACTATTAACTGGTTGGCTCTTTCCAAATACATGCAACAATTTAATCAACATGGTTGGATCTCGAATCATATTATTGTTAATGCTAAACAATCTGTGATTTTTTCACTTAATCTATCAACGGAGACATACACACAAATTTTGCTTCCTTCGGGTTTGGATGAGGTGTCGATGTCATTTCCGCCAACTCTTGGGGTGCTAACGGACTGCCTTTGTTTTTTGCACGATTGGAAAGCAACCCAATATGTTATATGGCTTATGAAGGAGTTTGGAGTTCAAGAATCTTGGACTCAATTATTTAGAATTGACTACTGCAAAATCAACCATCGTCGTTCATATTTGTTGGGATTCAGTATTTGTCCATTGCGGCCAATGTACCTTTCTAAGGATGAAGATACACTGATATTTGCTGAATATATAAATTGCCCGGCAATTATCTATAGTAAGAGAGATATGAGAGTCAAGAAAATTAGAATTTCCCACAAAATGTATTGGTTTACTGCCATGAACTACGTCGAAAGCTTGGTTTCTACTGTTTGA
- the LOC123888054 gene encoding uncharacterized protein LOC123888054 isoform X2 translates to MDSLDQMMDDGTTYQAEPQKPAWCERKQAVVQEELRRMNQLPAKSTYVAHRLKVLNKILQLMSVQRTESQEKELELLFAGLSL, encoded by the exons ATGGATTCCCTTGATCAAATGATGGATGATGGAACTACTTATCAAGCTGAACCACAAAAACCAGCATGGTGTGAGAGAAAACAGGCTGTAGTACAAGAAGAACTAAGGAGAATGAATCAGCTGCCTGCAAAAAGTACCTATGTTGCACATCGTCTAAAGGTTCTTAATAAAATTCTGCAACTTATGTCGGTTCAA AGAACTGAATCTCAGGAGAAGGAGCTGGAGTTGCTTTTTGCTGGTCTGTCTTTGTGA
- the LOC123888054 gene encoding uncharacterized protein LOC123888054 isoform X1: MCSGGMDSLDQMMDDGTTYQAEPQKPAWCERKQAVVQEELRRMNQLPAKSTYVAHRLKVLNKILQLMSVQRTESQEKELELLFAGLSL; encoded by the exons ATG TGCAGTGGAGGAATGGATTCCCTTGATCAAATGATGGATGATGGAACTACTTATCAAGCTGAACCACAAAAACCAGCATGGTGTGAGAGAAAACAGGCTGTAGTACAAGAAGAACTAAGGAGAATGAATCAGCTGCCTGCAAAAAGTACCTATGTTGCACATCGTCTAAAGGTTCTTAATAAAATTCTGCAACTTATGTCGGTTCAA AGAACTGAATCTCAGGAGAAGGAGCTGGAGTTGCTTTTTGCTGGTCTGTCTTTGTGA
- the LOC123888056 gene encoding uncharacterized protein LOC123888056 isoform X1 encodes MHWGQKDIYFFFLNFFSFEKFLSLSSLFLIRAFSLSFLTVVHDEQQEHHACSSPSQIPASNHRRRKVQSLPFFSSTVLNISLLSPSLSSSPHPPQPPPPPTNQSPNQNVLSASGDAAVIKITLFFLSGSSCQELLLWQLLSLPSLYRLEAHQNDIELEGSNFK; translated from the exons ATGCATTGGGGCCAGAAggatatatatttcttttttcttaattttttttcatttgagaagtttctttctctctcttctctctttctcatacgcgctttctctctctcttttctcaCCGTTGTTCATGATGAACAACAAGAACACCATGCATGTTCATCCCCATCCCAGATTCCGGCGAGCAACCACCGTCGCCGGAAAGTCCAATCACTTCCATTTTTTTCCTCAACAGTTCTTAATATCTCTCTGCTCTCACCTTCTCTTTCTTCATCACCGCATCCACCACAACCTCCACCACCACCTACAAATCAATCTCCGAATCAGAACGTCCTATCCGCTTCCGGTGATGCCGCCGTCATCAAAATCACGTTATTCTTCCTCTCAG GTTCCTCGTGTCAGGAACTCTTGCTTTGGCAATTATTGTCACTGCCTTCACTTTACAG GTTAGAAGCTCATCAAAATGACATTGAACTTGAAG gttcaaatttcaaataa
- the LOC123888056 gene encoding uncharacterized protein LOC123888056 isoform X2, translated as MHWGQKDIYFFFLNFFSFEKFLSLSSLFLIRAFSLSFLTVVHDEQQEHHACSSPSQIPASNHRRRKVQSLPFFSSTVLNISLLSPSLSSSPHPPQPPPPPTNQSPNQNVLSASGDAAVIKITLFFLSGSSCQELLLWQLLSLPSLYRLEAHQNDIELEEW; from the exons ATGCATTGGGGCCAGAAggatatatatttcttttttcttaattttttttcatttgagaagtttctttctctctcttctctctttctcatacgcgctttctctctctcttttctcaCCGTTGTTCATGATGAACAACAAGAACACCATGCATGTTCATCCCCATCCCAGATTCCGGCGAGCAACCACCGTCGCCGGAAAGTCCAATCACTTCCATTTTTTTCCTCAACAGTTCTTAATATCTCTCTGCTCTCACCTTCTCTTTCTTCATCACCGCATCCACCACAACCTCCACCACCACCTACAAATCAATCTCCGAATCAGAACGTCCTATCCGCTTCCGGTGATGCCGCCGTCATCAAAATCACGTTATTCTTCCTCTCAG GTTCCTCGTGTCAGGAACTCTTGCTTTGGCAATTATTGTCACTGCCTTCACTTTACAG GTTAGAAGCTCATCAAAATGACATTGAACTTGAAG AGTGGTGA